A single region of the Ursus arctos isolate Adak ecotype North America unplaced genomic scaffold, UrsArc2.0 scaffold_10, whole genome shotgun sequence genome encodes:
- the POSTN gene encoding periostin isoform X4: MIPFLPIFSLLLLVVVNPANANGHYDKILAHSRIRGRDQGPNVCALQQILGTKKKYFSTCRNWYQGAICGKKTTVLYECCPGYMRMEGMKGCPAVLPIDHVYGTLGIVGATTTQRYSDVSRLREEIEGKGSFTYFAPSNEAWDNLDSDIRRGLESNVNVELLNALHSHMVNNRMLTKDLKNGMIIPSMYNNLGLFINHYPNGVVTVNCARIIHGNQIATNGVVHVIDRVLTQIGTSVQDFIEAEDDLSSFRAAAITSDILESLGRDGHFTLFAPTNEAFEKLPRGVLERIMGDKVASEALMKYHLLNTLQCSEAIMGGAVFETLEGNTIEIGCDGDSITVNGIKMVNKKDIVTNNGVIHLIDQVLIPDSAKQVIELAGNQQTTFTDLVAQLGLASALRPDGEYTLLAPVNNAFSDDTLSMDQRLLKLILQNHILKVKVGLNELYNGQKLETIGGKQLRVFVYRTAVCIENSCMVRGSKQGRNGAIHIFREIIKPAEKSLHEKLKQDKRFSIFLSLLEAADLKELLTQPGDWTLFVPTNDAFKGMTNEEKEILIRDKNALQNIILYHLTPGVFIGKGFEPGVTNILKTTQGSKIYLKGVNDTLLVNEVKSKESDIMTTNGVIHVVDKLLYPADTPVGNDQLLEILNKLIKYIQIKFVRGSTFKEIPMTVYTTKIITKVVEPKIKVIEGSLQPIIKTEEPIIKKYTKIIDGVPVEITEKETREERIITGPEIKYTRISTGGGETEETLKKLLQEEVTKVTKFIEGGDGHLFEDEEIKRLLQGDTPVRKIQANKRVQGSRRRSREGRSQ, encoded by the exons ATGATTCCTTTCTTACCCATATTTTCTCTACTCTTGCTGGTTGTTGTTAACCCCGCAAACGCCAATGGCCATTATGACAAGATCTTGGCTCATAGCCGAATCAGGGGCCGGGATCAGGG CCCAAATGTTTGCGCCCTTCAACAGATTTTAGGCACCAAAAAGAAATACTTCAGCACTTGTAGGAACTGGTACCAAGGTGCCATCTGTGGAAAGAAAAC GACTGTGTTATATGAATGTTGCCCTGGTTATATGAGAATGGAAGGAATGAAAGGCTGCCCAGCAG TTTTGCCAATTGACCATGTTTATGGCACTCTGGGCATCGTGGGAGCCACCACAACACAACGCTATTCTGATGTCTCCAGACTGAGGGAAGAGATTGAAGGAAAGGGATCATTCACTTACTTTGCGCCGAGTAATGAGGCTTGGGACAACTTGGATTCT GATATCCGGAGAGGCTTGGAGAGCAACGTAAATGTTGAATTATTGAACGCTTTACATAGCCATATGGTTAATAACAGAATGTTgaccaaagacttaaaaaatggCATGATTATTCCTTCAATGTATAACAATTTGGGGCTTTTCATTAACCATTATCCTAATGGG GTTGTCACTGTTAACTGCGCTCGAATCATCCATGGGAACCAGATTGCAACAAATGGTGTTGTACATGTCATTGACCGTGTCCTTACACAAATTGGTACCTCAGTTCAAGACTTCATTGAAGCAGAAGATGACCTCTCATCTTTTAGG GCAGCTGCTATCACATCTGATATACTGGAGTCCCTTGGAAGAGACGGTCACTTCACACTCTTTGCTCCCACCAATGAGGCTTTTGAGAAACTTCCACGAGGTGTCCTAGAAAGGATAATGGGAGATAAAGTGGCTTCTGAAG CTCTCATGAAGTACCACCTTTTGAACACCCTCCAGTGTTCTGAAGCTATCATGGGAGGAGCAGTCTTTGAGACTCTGGAAGGAAACACCATCGAGATAGGATGTGATGGTGACAGCATAACAGTGAATGGAATCAAAATGGTGAACAAAAAAGATATCGTGACAAATAATGGTGTCATCCATTTGATTGATCAGGTCCTAATTCCTGATTCTG CCAAACAAGTTATTGAGCTGGCTGGAAATCAGCAAACCACTTTCACAGACCTCGTGGCCCAATTAGGCTTGGCATCTGCTCTGCGGCCAGATGGAGAATACACTTTGCTGGCACCTGTGAATAATGCATTTTCAG ATGATACTCTGAGCATGGATCAGCGGCTTCTTAAATTAATTCTGCAGAATCACATATTGAAAGTAAAAGTTGGCCTTAATGAGCTTTACAATGGACAAAAGCTTGAAACCATTGGAGGCAAACAGCTCAGAGTCTTTGTCTATCGTACA GCCGTCTGCATTGAAAATTCATGCATGGTGAGAGGAAGCAAACAAGGAAGAAATGGTGCCATTCACATCTTCCGAGAGATCATCAAACCAGCAGAGAAATCCCtccatgaaaaattaaaacaagataagCGCTTTAG CATCTTCCTCAGCCTACTGGAGGCTGCAGACTTGAAAGAGCTCCTGACACAACCTGGGGATTGGACTTTATTTGTTCCAACCAATGATGCCTTTAAGGGaatgacaaatgaagaaaaagaaattctgattc GAGACAAAAATGCCCTTCAAAACATCATCCTTTATCACCTAACACCGGGAGTTTTCATTGGAAAAGGATTTGAACCTGGTGTTACTAACATCCTGAAGACCACACAAGGAAGCAAGATCTATCTGAAAGGA GTAAATGATACACTTCTGGTGAACGAAGTGAAATCAAAAGAATCTGACATCATGACAACAAATGGTGTCATTCATGTTGTAGATAAACTCCTCTACCCAGCAG ACACACCTGTTGGAAATGATCAGCTGCTGGAAATACTTAATAAACTGATCAAATACATTCAAATTAAG tttgttcgTGGTAGCACCTTCAAAGAAATCCCCATGACTGTCTACA CAACTAAAATTATAACCAAAGTTGTGGAACCAAAAATTAAAGTGATTGAAGGCAGTCTTCAGCCTATTATCAAAACGGAAG agccaattattaaaaaatacactaaaatcaTTGATGGAGTGCCTGTGGAAATAACTGAAAAAGAGACAAGGGAAGAACGAATCATTACAG gtcctgaaataaaatatactagGATTTCTACTGGTGgtggagaaacagaagaaactctGAAGAAATTGTTGCAAGAAG AGGTCACCAAGGTCACCAAATTCATTGAAGGTGGTGATGGTCATttatttgaagatgaagaaattaaaagactGCTTCAGGGAG ACACACCCGTGAGGAAGATACAAGCCAACAAAAGAGTTCAAG GGTCTAGAAGACGATCAAGAGAAGGTCGTTCTCAGTGA
- the POSTN gene encoding periostin isoform X6, with protein MIPFLPIFSLLLLVVVNPANANGHYDKILAHSRIRGRDQGPNVCALQQILGTKKKYFSTCRNWYQGAICGKKTTVLYECCPGYMRMEGMKGCPAVLPIDHVYGTLGIVGATTTQRYSDVSRLREEIEGKGSFTYFAPSNEAWDNLDSDIRRGLESNVNVELLNALHSHMVNNRMLTKDLKNGMIIPSMYNNLGLFINHYPNGVVTVNCARIIHGNQIATNGVVHVIDRVLTQIGTSVQDFIEAEDDLSSFRAAAITSDILESLGRDGHFTLFAPTNEAFEKLPRGVLERIMGDKVASEALMKYHLLNTLQCSEAIMGGAVFETLEGNTIEIGCDGDSITVNGIKMVNKKDIVTNNGVIHLIDQVLIPDSAKQVIELAGNQQTTFTDLVAQLGLASALRPDGEYTLLAPVNNAFSDDTLSMDQRLLKLILQNHILKVKVGLNELYNGQKLETIGGKQLRVFVYRTAVCIENSCMVRGSKQGRNGAIHIFREIIKPAEKSLHEKLKQDKRFSIFLSLLEAADLKELLTQPGDWTLFVPTNDAFKGMTNEEKEILIRDKNALQNIILYHLTPGVFIGKGFEPGVTNILKTTQGSKIYLKGVNDTLLVNEVKSKESDIMTTNGVIHVVDKLLYPADTPVGNDQLLEILNKLIKYIQIKFVRGSTFKEIPMTVYRPTITKVKIEGEPEFRLIKEGETVTEVIHGEPIIKKYTKIIDGVPVEITEKETREERIITGPEIKYTRISTGGGETEETLKKLLQEDTPVRKIQANKRVQGSRRRSREGRSQ; from the exons ATGATTCCTTTCTTACCCATATTTTCTCTACTCTTGCTGGTTGTTGTTAACCCCGCAAACGCCAATGGCCATTATGACAAGATCTTGGCTCATAGCCGAATCAGGGGCCGGGATCAGGG CCCAAATGTTTGCGCCCTTCAACAGATTTTAGGCACCAAAAAGAAATACTTCAGCACTTGTAGGAACTGGTACCAAGGTGCCATCTGTGGAAAGAAAAC GACTGTGTTATATGAATGTTGCCCTGGTTATATGAGAATGGAAGGAATGAAAGGCTGCCCAGCAG TTTTGCCAATTGACCATGTTTATGGCACTCTGGGCATCGTGGGAGCCACCACAACACAACGCTATTCTGATGTCTCCAGACTGAGGGAAGAGATTGAAGGAAAGGGATCATTCACTTACTTTGCGCCGAGTAATGAGGCTTGGGACAACTTGGATTCT GATATCCGGAGAGGCTTGGAGAGCAACGTAAATGTTGAATTATTGAACGCTTTACATAGCCATATGGTTAATAACAGAATGTTgaccaaagacttaaaaaatggCATGATTATTCCTTCAATGTATAACAATTTGGGGCTTTTCATTAACCATTATCCTAATGGG GTTGTCACTGTTAACTGCGCTCGAATCATCCATGGGAACCAGATTGCAACAAATGGTGTTGTACATGTCATTGACCGTGTCCTTACACAAATTGGTACCTCAGTTCAAGACTTCATTGAAGCAGAAGATGACCTCTCATCTTTTAGG GCAGCTGCTATCACATCTGATATACTGGAGTCCCTTGGAAGAGACGGTCACTTCACACTCTTTGCTCCCACCAATGAGGCTTTTGAGAAACTTCCACGAGGTGTCCTAGAAAGGATAATGGGAGATAAAGTGGCTTCTGAAG CTCTCATGAAGTACCACCTTTTGAACACCCTCCAGTGTTCTGAAGCTATCATGGGAGGAGCAGTCTTTGAGACTCTGGAAGGAAACACCATCGAGATAGGATGTGATGGTGACAGCATAACAGTGAATGGAATCAAAATGGTGAACAAAAAAGATATCGTGACAAATAATGGTGTCATCCATTTGATTGATCAGGTCCTAATTCCTGATTCTG CCAAACAAGTTATTGAGCTGGCTGGAAATCAGCAAACCACTTTCACAGACCTCGTGGCCCAATTAGGCTTGGCATCTGCTCTGCGGCCAGATGGAGAATACACTTTGCTGGCACCTGTGAATAATGCATTTTCAG ATGATACTCTGAGCATGGATCAGCGGCTTCTTAAATTAATTCTGCAGAATCACATATTGAAAGTAAAAGTTGGCCTTAATGAGCTTTACAATGGACAAAAGCTTGAAACCATTGGAGGCAAACAGCTCAGAGTCTTTGTCTATCGTACA GCCGTCTGCATTGAAAATTCATGCATGGTGAGAGGAAGCAAACAAGGAAGAAATGGTGCCATTCACATCTTCCGAGAGATCATCAAACCAGCAGAGAAATCCCtccatgaaaaattaaaacaagataagCGCTTTAG CATCTTCCTCAGCCTACTGGAGGCTGCAGACTTGAAAGAGCTCCTGACACAACCTGGGGATTGGACTTTATTTGTTCCAACCAATGATGCCTTTAAGGGaatgacaaatgaagaaaaagaaattctgattc GAGACAAAAATGCCCTTCAAAACATCATCCTTTATCACCTAACACCGGGAGTTTTCATTGGAAAAGGATTTGAACCTGGTGTTACTAACATCCTGAAGACCACACAAGGAAGCAAGATCTATCTGAAAGGA GTAAATGATACACTTCTGGTGAACGAAGTGAAATCAAAAGAATCTGACATCATGACAACAAATGGTGTCATTCATGTTGTAGATAAACTCCTCTACCCAGCAG ACACACCTGTTGGAAATGATCAGCTGCTGGAAATACTTAATAAACTGATCAAATACATTCAAATTAAG tttgttcgTGGTAGCACCTTCAAAGAAATCCCCATGACTGTCTACA GACCCACAATAACAAAGGTCAAAATTGAAGGTGAACCTGAGTTCAGACTGATTAAAGAAGGTGAAACAGTAACTGAAGTGATCCATGGAG agccaattattaaaaaatacactaaaatcaTTGATGGAGTGCCTGTGGAAATAACTGAAAAAGAGACAAGGGAAGAACGAATCATTACAG gtcctgaaataaaatatactagGATTTCTACTGGTGgtggagaaacagaagaaactctGAAGAAATTGTTGCAAGAAG ACACACCCGTGAGGAAGATACAAGCCAACAAAAGAGTTCAAG GGTCTAGAAGACGATCAAGAGAAGGTCGTTCTCAGTGA
- the POSTN gene encoding periostin isoform X10: MIPFLPIFSLLLLVVVNPANANGHYDKILAHSRIRGRDQGPNVCALQQILGTKKKYFSTCRNWYQGAICGKKTTVLYECCPGYMRMEGMKGCPAVLPIDHVYGTLGIVGATTTQRYSDVSRLREEIEGKGSFTYFAPSNEAWDNLDSDIRRGLESNVNVELLNALHSHMVNNRMLTKDLKNGMIIPSMYNNLGLFINHYPNGVVTVNCARIIHGNQIATNGVVHVIDRVLTQIGTSVQDFIEAEDDLSSFRAAAITSDILESLGRDGHFTLFAPTNEAFEKLPRGVLERIMGDKVASEALMKYHLLNTLQCSEAIMGGAVFETLEGNTIEIGCDGDSITVNGIKMVNKKDIVTNNGVIHLIDQVLIPDSAKQVIELAGNQQTTFTDLVAQLGLASALRPDGEYTLLAPVNNAFSDDTLSMDQRLLKLILQNHILKVKVGLNELYNGQKLETIGGKQLRVFVYRTAVCIENSCMVRGSKQGRNGAIHIFREIIKPAEKSLHEKLKQDKRFSIFLSLLEAADLKELLTQPGDWTLFVPTNDAFKGMTNEEKEILIRDKNALQNIILYHLTPGVFIGKGFEPGVTNILKTTQGSKIYLKGVNDTLLVNEVKSKESDIMTTNGVIHVVDKLLYPADTPVGNDQLLEILNKLIKYIQIKFVRGSTFKEIPMTVYKPIIKKYTKIIDGVPVEITEKETREERIITGPEIKYTRISTGGGETEETLKKLLQEDTPVRKIQANKRVQGSRRRSREGRSQ, translated from the exons ATGATTCCTTTCTTACCCATATTTTCTCTACTCTTGCTGGTTGTTGTTAACCCCGCAAACGCCAATGGCCATTATGACAAGATCTTGGCTCATAGCCGAATCAGGGGCCGGGATCAGGG CCCAAATGTTTGCGCCCTTCAACAGATTTTAGGCACCAAAAAGAAATACTTCAGCACTTGTAGGAACTGGTACCAAGGTGCCATCTGTGGAAAGAAAAC GACTGTGTTATATGAATGTTGCCCTGGTTATATGAGAATGGAAGGAATGAAAGGCTGCCCAGCAG TTTTGCCAATTGACCATGTTTATGGCACTCTGGGCATCGTGGGAGCCACCACAACACAACGCTATTCTGATGTCTCCAGACTGAGGGAAGAGATTGAAGGAAAGGGATCATTCACTTACTTTGCGCCGAGTAATGAGGCTTGGGACAACTTGGATTCT GATATCCGGAGAGGCTTGGAGAGCAACGTAAATGTTGAATTATTGAACGCTTTACATAGCCATATGGTTAATAACAGAATGTTgaccaaagacttaaaaaatggCATGATTATTCCTTCAATGTATAACAATTTGGGGCTTTTCATTAACCATTATCCTAATGGG GTTGTCACTGTTAACTGCGCTCGAATCATCCATGGGAACCAGATTGCAACAAATGGTGTTGTACATGTCATTGACCGTGTCCTTACACAAATTGGTACCTCAGTTCAAGACTTCATTGAAGCAGAAGATGACCTCTCATCTTTTAGG GCAGCTGCTATCACATCTGATATACTGGAGTCCCTTGGAAGAGACGGTCACTTCACACTCTTTGCTCCCACCAATGAGGCTTTTGAGAAACTTCCACGAGGTGTCCTAGAAAGGATAATGGGAGATAAAGTGGCTTCTGAAG CTCTCATGAAGTACCACCTTTTGAACACCCTCCAGTGTTCTGAAGCTATCATGGGAGGAGCAGTCTTTGAGACTCTGGAAGGAAACACCATCGAGATAGGATGTGATGGTGACAGCATAACAGTGAATGGAATCAAAATGGTGAACAAAAAAGATATCGTGACAAATAATGGTGTCATCCATTTGATTGATCAGGTCCTAATTCCTGATTCTG CCAAACAAGTTATTGAGCTGGCTGGAAATCAGCAAACCACTTTCACAGACCTCGTGGCCCAATTAGGCTTGGCATCTGCTCTGCGGCCAGATGGAGAATACACTTTGCTGGCACCTGTGAATAATGCATTTTCAG ATGATACTCTGAGCATGGATCAGCGGCTTCTTAAATTAATTCTGCAGAATCACATATTGAAAGTAAAAGTTGGCCTTAATGAGCTTTACAATGGACAAAAGCTTGAAACCATTGGAGGCAAACAGCTCAGAGTCTTTGTCTATCGTACA GCCGTCTGCATTGAAAATTCATGCATGGTGAGAGGAAGCAAACAAGGAAGAAATGGTGCCATTCACATCTTCCGAGAGATCATCAAACCAGCAGAGAAATCCCtccatgaaaaattaaaacaagataagCGCTTTAG CATCTTCCTCAGCCTACTGGAGGCTGCAGACTTGAAAGAGCTCCTGACACAACCTGGGGATTGGACTTTATTTGTTCCAACCAATGATGCCTTTAAGGGaatgacaaatgaagaaaaagaaattctgattc GAGACAAAAATGCCCTTCAAAACATCATCCTTTATCACCTAACACCGGGAGTTTTCATTGGAAAAGGATTTGAACCTGGTGTTACTAACATCCTGAAGACCACACAAGGAAGCAAGATCTATCTGAAAGGA GTAAATGATACACTTCTGGTGAACGAAGTGAAATCAAAAGAATCTGACATCATGACAACAAATGGTGTCATTCATGTTGTAGATAAACTCCTCTACCCAGCAG ACACACCTGTTGGAAATGATCAGCTGCTGGAAATACTTAATAAACTGATCAAATACATTCAAATTAAG tttgttcgTGGTAGCACCTTCAAAGAAATCCCCATGACTGTCTACA agccaattattaaaaaatacactaaaatcaTTGATGGAGTGCCTGTGGAAATAACTGAAAAAGAGACAAGGGAAGAACGAATCATTACAG gtcctgaaataaaatatactagGATTTCTACTGGTGgtggagaaacagaagaaactctGAAGAAATTGTTGCAAGAAG ACACACCCGTGAGGAAGATACAAGCCAACAAAAGAGTTCAAG GGTCTAGAAGACGATCAAGAGAAGGTCGTTCTCAGTGA
- the POSTN gene encoding periostin isoform X8, translating into MIPFLPIFSLLLLVVVNPANANGHYDKILAHSRIRGRDQGPNVCALQQILGTKKKYFSTCRNWYQGAICGKKTTVLYECCPGYMRMEGMKGCPAVLPIDHVYGTLGIVGATTTQRYSDVSRLREEIEGKGSFTYFAPSNEAWDNLDSDIRRGLESNVNVELLNALHSHMVNNRMLTKDLKNGMIIPSMYNNLGLFINHYPNGVVTVNCARIIHGNQIATNGVVHVIDRVLTQIGTSVQDFIEAEDDLSSFRAAAITSDILESLGRDGHFTLFAPTNEAFEKLPRGVLERIMGDKVASEALMKYHLLNTLQCSEAIMGGAVFETLEGNTIEIGCDGDSITVNGIKMVNKKDIVTNNGVIHLIDQVLIPDSAKQVIELAGNQQTTFTDLVAQLGLASALRPDGEYTLLAPVNNAFSDDTLSMDQRLLKLILQNHILKVKVGLNELYNGQKLETIGGKQLRVFVYRTAVCIENSCMVRGSKQGRNGAIHIFREIIKPAEKSLHEKLKQDKRFSIFLSLLEAADLKELLTQPGDWTLFVPTNDAFKGMTNEEKEILIRDKNALQNIILYHLTPGVFIGKGFEPGVTNILKTTQGSKIYLKGVNDTLLVNEVKSKESDIMTTNGVIHVVDKLLYPADTPVGNDQLLEILNKLIKYIQIKFVRGSTFKEIPMTVYTTKIITKVVEPKIKVIEGSLQPIIKTEEPIIKKYTKIIDGVPVEITEKETREERIITGPEIKYTRISTGGGETEETLKKLLQEDTPVRKIQANKRVQGSRRRSREGRSQ; encoded by the exons ATGATTCCTTTCTTACCCATATTTTCTCTACTCTTGCTGGTTGTTGTTAACCCCGCAAACGCCAATGGCCATTATGACAAGATCTTGGCTCATAGCCGAATCAGGGGCCGGGATCAGGG CCCAAATGTTTGCGCCCTTCAACAGATTTTAGGCACCAAAAAGAAATACTTCAGCACTTGTAGGAACTGGTACCAAGGTGCCATCTGTGGAAAGAAAAC GACTGTGTTATATGAATGTTGCCCTGGTTATATGAGAATGGAAGGAATGAAAGGCTGCCCAGCAG TTTTGCCAATTGACCATGTTTATGGCACTCTGGGCATCGTGGGAGCCACCACAACACAACGCTATTCTGATGTCTCCAGACTGAGGGAAGAGATTGAAGGAAAGGGATCATTCACTTACTTTGCGCCGAGTAATGAGGCTTGGGACAACTTGGATTCT GATATCCGGAGAGGCTTGGAGAGCAACGTAAATGTTGAATTATTGAACGCTTTACATAGCCATATGGTTAATAACAGAATGTTgaccaaagacttaaaaaatggCATGATTATTCCTTCAATGTATAACAATTTGGGGCTTTTCATTAACCATTATCCTAATGGG GTTGTCACTGTTAACTGCGCTCGAATCATCCATGGGAACCAGATTGCAACAAATGGTGTTGTACATGTCATTGACCGTGTCCTTACACAAATTGGTACCTCAGTTCAAGACTTCATTGAAGCAGAAGATGACCTCTCATCTTTTAGG GCAGCTGCTATCACATCTGATATACTGGAGTCCCTTGGAAGAGACGGTCACTTCACACTCTTTGCTCCCACCAATGAGGCTTTTGAGAAACTTCCACGAGGTGTCCTAGAAAGGATAATGGGAGATAAAGTGGCTTCTGAAG CTCTCATGAAGTACCACCTTTTGAACACCCTCCAGTGTTCTGAAGCTATCATGGGAGGAGCAGTCTTTGAGACTCTGGAAGGAAACACCATCGAGATAGGATGTGATGGTGACAGCATAACAGTGAATGGAATCAAAATGGTGAACAAAAAAGATATCGTGACAAATAATGGTGTCATCCATTTGATTGATCAGGTCCTAATTCCTGATTCTG CCAAACAAGTTATTGAGCTGGCTGGAAATCAGCAAACCACTTTCACAGACCTCGTGGCCCAATTAGGCTTGGCATCTGCTCTGCGGCCAGATGGAGAATACACTTTGCTGGCACCTGTGAATAATGCATTTTCAG ATGATACTCTGAGCATGGATCAGCGGCTTCTTAAATTAATTCTGCAGAATCACATATTGAAAGTAAAAGTTGGCCTTAATGAGCTTTACAATGGACAAAAGCTTGAAACCATTGGAGGCAAACAGCTCAGAGTCTTTGTCTATCGTACA GCCGTCTGCATTGAAAATTCATGCATGGTGAGAGGAAGCAAACAAGGAAGAAATGGTGCCATTCACATCTTCCGAGAGATCATCAAACCAGCAGAGAAATCCCtccatgaaaaattaaaacaagataagCGCTTTAG CATCTTCCTCAGCCTACTGGAGGCTGCAGACTTGAAAGAGCTCCTGACACAACCTGGGGATTGGACTTTATTTGTTCCAACCAATGATGCCTTTAAGGGaatgacaaatgaagaaaaagaaattctgattc GAGACAAAAATGCCCTTCAAAACATCATCCTTTATCACCTAACACCGGGAGTTTTCATTGGAAAAGGATTTGAACCTGGTGTTACTAACATCCTGAAGACCACACAAGGAAGCAAGATCTATCTGAAAGGA GTAAATGATACACTTCTGGTGAACGAAGTGAAATCAAAAGAATCTGACATCATGACAACAAATGGTGTCATTCATGTTGTAGATAAACTCCTCTACCCAGCAG ACACACCTGTTGGAAATGATCAGCTGCTGGAAATACTTAATAAACTGATCAAATACATTCAAATTAAG tttgttcgTGGTAGCACCTTCAAAGAAATCCCCATGACTGTCTACA CAACTAAAATTATAACCAAAGTTGTGGAACCAAAAATTAAAGTGATTGAAGGCAGTCTTCAGCCTATTATCAAAACGGAAG agccaattattaaaaaatacactaaaatcaTTGATGGAGTGCCTGTGGAAATAACTGAAAAAGAGACAAGGGAAGAACGAATCATTACAG gtcctgaaataaaatatactagGATTTCTACTGGTGgtggagaaacagaagaaactctGAAGAAATTGTTGCAAGAAG ACACACCCGTGAGGAAGATACAAGCCAACAAAAGAGTTCAAG GGTCTAGAAGACGATCAAGAGAAGGTCGTTCTCAGTGA